The following proteins come from a genomic window of Triticum aestivum cultivar Chinese Spring chromosome 6A, IWGSC CS RefSeq v2.1, whole genome shotgun sequence:
- the LOC123132546 gene encoding squamosa promoter-binding-like protein 4, which produces MEWTAPKSTPLSPPHLLWDWGDAAAPGSSGEAAGRRGKEKRARGEAAGGGGGGGGGGGVRCQVEGCGVELRDAKEYHRKHRVCEAHTKFPRVVVAGQERRFCQQCSRFHALSEFDQKKRSCRRRLSDHNARRRKPQPDAFSFTPARLPSSLVFDDRRQISFVWNKDPLSHARPFPCSPWDSPSDFKLPQVKEIREVSINGQVHFDKSHLPNAVPALSHDIAELLPMKGPDASVTASKLGGAPDLQRALSLLSASSCGLPDPVQQASCLVQFTGASQNSRGPSPHGGSPPSASCAEGQPMAPSPQFVRFTMDGASSGYESTFFGVNRMN; this is translated from the exons ATGGAGTGGACGGCCCCGAAGTCCACCCCGCTCTCCCCGCCCCACCTCCTCTGGGACTGGGGCGACGCCGCCGCGCCGGGctcctccggcgaggcggcggggaggcgcgggaaGGAGAAGCGGGccaggggggaggcggccggcggaggaggcggaggcggaggaggagggggcgtgAGGTGCCAGGTGGAGGGCTGCGGGGTCGAGCTCCGCGACGCCAAGGAGTACCACCGGAAGCACCGGGTCTGCGAGGCCCACACCAAGTTCCCccgcgtcgtcgtcgccggccaggAGCGCCGCTTCTGCCAGCAGTGCAGCCG GTTCCATGCGCTGTCCGAGTTCGACCAGAAGAAGAGGAGCTGCCGGAGGCGGCTGTCCGATCACAATGCTCGGCGCCGGAAACCACAGCCAGACGCATTCTCCTTTACACCGGCAAGGCTCCCGTCGTCATTGGTGTTTG ATGATAGACGGCAAATAAGTTTTGTCTGGAATAAAGATCCACTCAGCCATGCAAGGCCTTTCCCATGTTCTCCATGGGACAGCCCATCTGACTTCAAGCTCCCGCAAGTGAAGGAAATAAGAGAAGTATCAATCAATGGACAAGTTCATTTTGATAAATCTCATCTACCCAATGCTGTTCCAGCACTGAGTCATGACATAGCTGAGCTGCTACCAATGAAAG GTCCGGACGCATCTGTAACCGCTTCAAAATTAGGTGGAGCACCGGATCTTCAGCGTGCTCTCTCTCTTCTGTCAGCTAGTTCTTGTGGATTACCTGATCCTGTACAGCAAGCATCTTGTCTCGTCCAATTCACTGGTGCCAGCCAAAACAGCCGGGGCCCTTCACCACATGGAGGGAGCCCTCCATCGGCGTCCTGTGCCGAAGGACAGCCCATGGCACCATCGCCTCAGTTCGTCCGTTTCACCATGGATGGCGCCAGCAGTGGCTATGAATCCACTTTCTTTGGCGTAAACCGGATGAATTGA